The following are encoded together in the Equus quagga isolate Etosha38 chromosome 1, UCLA_HA_Equagga_1.0, whole genome shotgun sequence genome:
- the MANF gene encoding mesencephalic astrocyte-derived neurotrophic factor — MWATHGLAVAVALSVLPGSRSLRPGDCEVCISYLGRFYQDLKNRDVTFSPASVEKELTKFCREARGKENRLCYYIGATDDAATKIINEVSKPLAHHIPVEKICEKLKKKDSQICELKYDKQIDLSTVDLKKLRVKELKKILDDWGETCKGCAEKSDYIRKINELMPKYAPKAASSRTDL; from the exons atGTGGGCCACGCACGGGCTGGCGGTGGCGGTGGCGTTGAGCGTGCTGCCGGGCAGTCGGTCGCTGCGACCCGGCGACTGCGAAG tgtgtatttcctacCTGGGAAGGTTTTACCAGGACCTCAAAAACAGAGATGTCACATTCTCACCAGCTTCTGTTGAAAAAGAACTTACAAAGTTCTGCCGTGAAGCAAGAGGCAAAGAGAATCGGTTG TGCTACTACATTGGGGCCACAGATGATGCAGCCACCAAGATCATCAATGAGGTGTCAAAGCCCCTGGCCCACCACATCCCTGTGGAGAAGATCTGTGAGAAGCTCAAGAAGAAGGACAGCCAGATCTGTGAGCTAAAGTATG acAAGCAGATCGACCTGAGCACAGTGGACCTGAAGAAGCTCCGAGTTAAAGAGCTAAAGAAGATCCTGGATGACTGGGGGGAGACGTGCAAAGGCTGTGCAGAGAAGTCTGACTACATCCGGAAGATTAATGAACTGATGCCTAAATACGCCCCTAAGGCAGCCAGTTCCCGGACTGATTTGTAG
- the RBM15B gene encoding putative RNA-binding protein 15B, which produces MKRQSERDSSPSGRGSSSSAKRPREREREAEAGGRRAAHKASGGAKHPVPTRTRDKPRGTGGGGGGHRDGRGAGDANHRVSSGRSSGSGAGGGGRGGKASGDPGASGASPRASPLPPPLPPPGAEPAGPGSSAAAPEYKTLLISSLSPALPAEHLEDRLFHQFKRFGEISLRLSHTPELGRVAYVNFRHPQDAREARQHALARQLLLYDRPLKVEPVYLRGGGGGGGGSSRRSSSSSAAASTPPPGPPAPTDPLGYLPLHGGYQYKQRSLSPVAAPPLREPRARHAAAAFALDAAAAAAAVGLSRERALDYYGLYDDRGRPYGYPAVCEEDLMPEDDQRATRNLFIGNLDHSVSEVELRRAFEKYGIIEEVVIKRPARGQGGAYAFLKFQNLDMAHRAKVAMSGRVIGRNPIKIGYGKANPTTRLWVGGLGPNTSLAALAREFDRFGSIRTIDHVKGDSFAYIQYESLDAAQAACAKMRGFPLGGPDRRLRVDFAKAEETRYPQQYQPSPLPVHYELLPDGYTRHRNLDADLRVRDRTPPHLLYSDRDRTFLEGDWTSPSKSSDRRNSLEGYSRSVRSRSGERWGGDGDRALPKPWEERRKRRSLSSDRGRTTHSPYEERTRTKGGGQQADRGSDRTPERSRKENHSSEGTKELSSNSLSNSRHVAEERSHHHHHEVPDSSHGKKTRESERNHRTTEAEPKALEEPKHETKKLKNLSEYAQTLQLGWNGLLVLKNSCFPTSMHILEGDQGVISGLLKDHTSGSKLTQLKIAQRLRLDQPKLDEVTRRIKQGSPNGYAVLLATQATPSGPSTEGMPSVEPGLQRRLLRNLVSYLKQKQAAGVISLPVGGSKGRDSTGMLYAFPPCDFSQQYLQSALRTLGKLEEEHMVIVIVRDTA; this is translated from the coding sequence ATGAAGAGGCAGAGCGAGCGAGACTCGAGCCCGAGCGGGCGCGGCTCGTCATCGTCGGCCAAGCGGCCGCGAGAGCGCGAACGGGAGGCggaggcgggcgggcggcgggcggcgcaCAAGGCCTCGGGCGGCGCCAAGCACCCCGTTCCAACGCGGACCCGTGACAAACCCCGCGGTACCGGGGGCGGCGGGGGTGGGCATCGCGACGGCCGCGGCGCCGGGGACGCGAATCACCGTGTGAGCAGCGGCCGCTCCTCGGGCTCGGGCGCTGGCGGCGGGGGACGCGGCGGCAAGGCCTCGGGGGACCCGGGCGCCTCAGGTGCTTCGCCCCGCGCATCTCCTCTGCCGCCACCGCTGCCGCCGCCCGGGGCCGAGCCCGCGGGTCCCGGTTCGTCAGCGGCCGCGCCCGAGTACAAGACGCTGCTCATCAGCAGCCTGAGCCCTGCGCTGCCCGCCGAGCACCTCGAGGACCGGCTTTTCCATCAGTTCAAGCGCTTCGGAGAGATCAGCCTGCGCCTGTCGCACACGCCTGAGCTGGGCCGCGTGGCCTACGTGAACTTCCGGCATCCGCAGGACGCGCGCGAGGCCCGCCAGCACGCTCTAGCCCGCCAGCTGCTGCTCTACGACCGCCCGCTCAAGGTGGAGCCCGTGTACctgcgcggcggcggcggcggcggcggcgggagcagCCGgcgaagcagcagcagcagcgccgCCGCCTCCACGCCGCCCCCCGGGCCACCCGCACCCACCGACCCGCTGGGCTACCTGCCGCTGCACGGCGGCTACCAGTACAAGCAGCGCTCGCTGTCCCCTGTGGCCGCCCCGCCACTGCGGGAGCCCCGCGCCCGCCACGCCGCTGCAGCCTTTGCCCTCGatgccgccgctgccgccgccgccgtaGGACTATCTCGGGAGCGGGCCCTGGACTACTACGGGCTGTACGACGACCGCGGGCGTCCCTACGGCTACCCCGCCGTGTGTGAGGAGGACCTGATGCCTGAGGACGACCAGCGGGCCACGCGCAACCTCTTTATCGGGAACTTGGATCATAGTGTGTCTGAGGTGGAGCTGCGACGGGCCTTCGAGAAGTACGGCATCATTGAGGAGGTGGTCATCAAGAGACCTGCCCGTGGCCAGGGCGGGGCATATGCCTTCCTCAAGTTCCAGAACCTGGACATGGCCCACAGGGCCAAGGTGGCCATGTCGGGCCGGGTGATTGGCCGCAACCCCATTAAAATAGGCTATGGCAAGGCCAACCCCACCACTCGCCTCTGGGTGGGTGGCCTGGGACCTAACACCTCATTGGCGGCTCTGGCCCGGGAGTTTGATCGCTTTGGGAGCATTCGGACCATTGATCATGTCAAAGGAGATAGTTTTGCCTACATCCAGTATGAGAGCTTGGACGCAGCCCAGGCTGCTTGTGCTAAAATGAGGGGCTTTCCCTTGGGCGGTCCAGACCGCAGACTGCGCGTGGATTTTGCCAAAGCAGAGGAGACTCGGTATCCCCAGCAGTACCAGCCCTCACCCCTTCCTGTGCATTACGAGCTTCTCCCAGATGGATATACCCGGCACCGAAACCTGGATGCGGACTTGCGGGTGCGGGATAGGACCCCCCCACACCTCTTGTACTCAGACCGAGACCGGACCTTTTTGGAAGGGGACTGGACCAGCCCCAGTAAAAGCTCTGACCGCCGAAACAGCCTGGAGGGCTACAGCCGCTCAGTGCGTAGCCGGAGTGGTGAGCgctggggaggagatggggaccGGGCCCTACCCAAGCCCTGGGAGGAGAGGCGGAAGCGGAGGAGCCTTTCCAGTGACCGCGGGAGGACAACCCACTCCCCTTACGAGGAACGGACCAGGACCAAGGGTGGTGGGCAGCAGGCAGACCGAGGCTCTGACCGCACCCCTGAGCGCAGCCGCAAGGAAAACCACTCCAGTGAAGGGACCAAGGAGTTGAGCAGCAACTCCCTCAGCAACAGCAGACATGTTGCTGAGGAGCggagccaccaccaccaccatgaaGTTCCAGATTCTTCCCACGGGAAGAAGACACGAGAGAGCGAGCGCAATCATCGGACCACTGAGGCTGAGCCCAAGGCTCTTGAAGAGCCAAAACACGAGACCAAAAAGCTCAAGAATCTTTCAGAGTATGCCCAGACACTGCAGCTGGGTTGGAATGGGCTTCTAGTGTTGAAAAACAGCTGCTTCCCAACATCTATGCACATCCTAGAGGGGGATCAGGGGGTTATCAGCGGTCTCCTCAAAGACCACACTTCTGGGAGTAAGCTGACCCAGCTGAAGATTGCCCAGCGCCTTCGACTGGACCAACCCAAGCTCGACGAGGTCACACGGCGCATCAAGCAGGGGAGCCCGAATGGCTATGCGGTGCTCCTAGCCACCCAGGCAACTCCCAGTGGGCCTAGCACTGAGGGGATGCCCTCGGTGGAGCCAGGCCTACAGAGGCGGCTTCTCAGGAACCTAGTCTCCTACTTGAAACAGAAGCAGGCAGCAGGGGTGATCAGCCTGCCAGTGGGGGGGTCCAAGGGCAGAGACAGCACAGGCATGCTCTATGCCTTCCCGCCCTGTGACTTTTCACAGCAGTACCTCCAGTCAGCACTAAGGACATTGGGCAAGCTAGAAGAAGAACACATGGTGATAGTGATAGTAAGAGACACTGCCTAG